One window of Solwaraspora sp. WMMA2056 genomic DNA carries:
- a CDS encoding EamA family transporter, with the protein MTATTAVSATRPALIWSALMIVYVVWGSTYLAIRVVVETMPPMAAAGARFGLAALLLAVILRVSRGRGALRVTARQLAGAALVGVLLLTGGNGLVMLAESGPPGVAVPSGVAALLIAMVPLLVVVYRLAVRDRPRPTTVVGVLVGLGGLVVLIAPTGGAAAAPLTGSLVVVAAATAWSAGSFIAGRISMPTDAFVTTVYQMAAGAAALVAFGVLRGELRGVDLTQISARSWWALAYLLVAGSLIAFTAYVWLLQHAPISLVATYAYVNPVVAVALGALLAAEPVTPRILLGGLVIVVGVALVVTTERPRVSGRVSGRTGWPGRRGSRRSVPGR; encoded by the coding sequence GTGACCGCGACCACTGCCGTGTCGGCAACCCGACCAGCGCTGATCTGGTCGGCCCTGATGATCGTCTACGTCGTCTGGGGCTCGACCTACCTGGCGATCCGGGTGGTGGTGGAGACGATGCCACCGATGGCGGCGGCGGGTGCCCGGTTCGGCCTGGCGGCACTGCTGCTCGCGGTGATCCTGCGGGTCAGCCGGGGTCGCGGCGCGCTGCGGGTCACCGCCCGACAACTCGCCGGTGCGGCACTGGTGGGCGTACTGCTGCTCACCGGCGGGAACGGCTTGGTGATGCTGGCCGAGTCCGGGCCGCCCGGGGTCGCCGTACCGTCCGGGGTCGCCGCGCTGCTCATCGCGATGGTGCCGTTGCTGGTCGTGGTGTACCGGCTCGCGGTGCGGGACCGTCCCCGGCCGACCACCGTCGTCGGCGTACTCGTCGGCCTGGGTGGACTGGTCGTGCTGATCGCCCCGACCGGTGGCGCGGCGGCCGCGCCGCTGACCGGGTCGCTGGTCGTGGTGGCCGCCGCCACCGCCTGGTCGGCCGGTTCGTTCATCGCCGGCCGGATCAGCATGCCGACCGACGCCTTCGTCACCACCGTCTACCAGATGGCCGCCGGCGCGGCCGCGCTGGTGGCGTTCGGTGTGCTGCGGGGCGAACTGCGCGGCGTCGACCTGACCCAGATCTCGGCGAGATCCTGGTGGGCACTGGCGTACCTGCTGGTGGCCGGCTCGCTGATCGCGTTCACCGCGTACGTGTGGCTGTTGCAGCACGCGCCGATCTCGCTGGTCGCCACCTACGCGTACGTCAACCCGGTGGTCGCGGTCGCGCTCGGCGCGCTGCTGGCCGCCGAACCGGTCACCCCGCGCATCCTGCTCGGCGGCCTGGTGATCGTCGTCGGGGTGGCGCTGGTGGTGACCACCGAACGGCCGCGGGTCAGCGGCCGGGTCAGCGGACGAACAGGGTGGCCCGGCCGTCGCGGATCCCGACGATCTGTCCCCGGACGTTGA
- a CDS encoding UvrD-helicase domain-containing protein, giving the protein MPPYRAVPSPGSATGPGSFVADLHIHSRYSRACSRDLNMSNLAWWARRKGVSLLGTGDFTHPAWFEHLRESLRPAEPGLYRLSPEAERDVARRLPPRLASEAEAHPVRYMLSVEISTIYKRDDRTRKVHHLIYLPDLDAVARFNTALGRIGNLGSDGRPILGLDSRDLLEITLAASEDGYLVPAHIWTPWFSALGSKSGFDAIADCYADLAGHIFAVETGLSSDPAMNWRVSHLDKYQLVSNSDAHSPPALAREATVLDSALDYYAVREALRTGDGLVGTIEFFPEEGKYHADGHRNCGVNWSPEQTRQAAGRCPQCGKPLTVGVLSRVEDLADRPDGHRPAHAKQVTHLVALPEIVGEIHRVGARSKTVEGQVVNLVAALGPELDILTTVPVDDIRRVGGELLAEAIGRLRRGEVHRVPGYDGEYGVITLFAPGELATGGGAGQPEALFDVPVPAQRPPSESAAADGPTPAGARRAGRAATGRASRGGRAGTEPAPPPIPPPPTPSPHEPFEPMLAGMEEVGTGLLDRLDAMQRVAASAPGGPLLIVAGPGTGKTRTLTHRIAYLCAELNVFPEHCLAITFTRRAAEELRHRLDGLLGPVAEDVTVATFHSLGLTILRENPKAAGLPKGFRIADDAERDQARAEAGEDDATYAKLLRAAGLVDLDELVTLPLRLLREDPKLVARYRDRWRWIFVDEYQDVDADQYDLLRLLSPADGNLCAIGDPDQAIYSFRGADVRYFLRFSEDFVDARLVRLARNYRSAAPILAAAVQAIAPSSLVRGRRLEPARLDPQAPLIGLYPAATAADEATFVVRTVDELVGGVSHRSLDSGRIDGQSSTVSFSDIAVLYRTDAQSGPIVEALTRAGVPVQKRSHNRLRDRPGVLAIARELRHVGAGGPDAALTARVRAAGQVLADRLTAPTLDTPTGPQLVPADVWAAVELLTPLAHRCGEDLSLLLAQLETGAEVDALDPRAEAVTLLTLHAAKGLEFPVVFLVGCEDGLLPLRFAGRAPSEDEIAEERRLFFVGLTRAQDRLYVSHAGRRLRHGQERDMRPTPFLDAIDAGLFDRLGAEGPRRPKDRQLRLL; this is encoded by the coding sequence GTGCCCCCGTACCGCGCCGTGCCCTCCCCCGGCTCCGCCACGGGTCCCGGGTCCTTCGTCGCCGACCTGCACATCCACTCCCGGTACTCGCGCGCCTGCAGCCGCGACCTGAACATGTCGAACCTGGCCTGGTGGGCCCGACGCAAGGGCGTCAGCCTGCTCGGCACCGGCGACTTCACCCACCCGGCGTGGTTCGAGCACCTGCGTGAGTCGCTGCGCCCGGCCGAGCCGGGGCTGTACCGGCTCAGCCCGGAGGCGGAGCGCGACGTCGCCCGCCGACTGCCGCCCCGACTGGCCAGCGAGGCCGAAGCGCACCCGGTGCGTTACATGCTCAGCGTCGAGATCTCGACGATCTACAAGCGGGACGACCGCACCCGCAAGGTGCACCACCTGATCTACCTGCCGGATCTGGACGCGGTGGCGCGGTTCAACACCGCGTTGGGCCGCATCGGCAACCTCGGCTCCGACGGCCGCCCGATCCTCGGGCTGGACTCCCGCGACCTGCTGGAGATCACCCTGGCGGCGAGCGAGGACGGCTACCTGGTGCCGGCGCACATCTGGACGCCGTGGTTCTCCGCGCTGGGCTCCAAGTCCGGCTTCGACGCGATCGCCGACTGCTACGCCGACCTGGCCGGGCACATCTTCGCGGTGGAGACCGGCCTGTCGTCGGACCCGGCGATGAACTGGCGGGTGTCCCATCTGGACAAATACCAGCTGGTGTCGAACTCCGACGCCCATTCGCCGCCCGCGCTGGCCCGGGAGGCCACCGTGCTGGACAGCGCGCTCGACTACTACGCCGTACGGGAGGCGCTGCGCACCGGAGACGGGCTGGTCGGCACGATCGAGTTCTTCCCGGAGGAGGGCAAGTACCACGCCGACGGGCACCGCAACTGTGGCGTCAACTGGTCGCCGGAGCAGACCCGGCAGGCCGCCGGCCGCTGCCCGCAGTGCGGCAAGCCGCTGACCGTCGGAGTGCTGAGCCGGGTCGAGGATCTCGCCGACCGGCCGGACGGGCACCGGCCGGCGCACGCGAAGCAGGTCACCCACCTGGTGGCGCTGCCGGAGATCGTCGGCGAGATCCACCGGGTCGGTGCCCGGTCCAAGACCGTCGAGGGCCAGGTGGTCAACCTGGTCGCCGCGCTCGGCCCGGAGCTGGACATCCTGACCACGGTGCCGGTGGACGACATCCGGCGGGTCGGCGGGGAACTGCTCGCCGAGGCGATCGGGCGGCTGCGTCGCGGCGAGGTCCACCGGGTGCCGGGCTACGACGGCGAGTACGGGGTGATCACCCTGTTCGCGCCGGGCGAGTTGGCGACCGGTGGCGGTGCCGGTCAGCCGGAGGCGCTGTTCGACGTACCGGTGCCGGCGCAGCGACCGCCCAGCGAGTCGGCGGCCGCCGACGGACCGACCCCGGCCGGTGCCCGGCGCGCCGGCCGTGCCGCTACCGGCCGCGCGTCCCGTGGCGGCCGGGCCGGTACGGAGCCGGCACCGCCGCCGATCCCGCCGCCACCGACGCCGTCGCCGCACGAGCCGTTCGAGCCGATGCTGGCCGGCATGGAGGAGGTCGGCACCGGGCTGCTGGACCGGCTCGACGCGATGCAGCGGGTCGCCGCGTCCGCGCCGGGCGGGCCGCTGCTGATCGTGGCCGGGCCGGGCACCGGCAAGACCCGGACGCTGACCCACCGGATCGCGTACCTCTGCGCCGAACTCAACGTCTTCCCCGAGCACTGCCTGGCGATCACCTTCACCCGGCGGGCCGCCGAGGAGCTGCGGCACCGGCTCGACGGGCTGCTCGGCCCGGTCGCCGAGGACGTCACGGTGGCCACCTTCCACTCGCTCGGGCTGACCATCCTGCGGGAGAACCCGAAGGCCGCCGGGCTGCCGAAGGGCTTCCGGATCGCCGACGACGCCGAACGCGACCAGGCCCGCGCCGAGGCCGGCGAGGACGACGCGACGTACGCCAAGCTGCTGCGCGCCGCCGGCCTGGTCGACCTGGACGAGCTGGTCACCCTGCCGCTGCGGCTGCTGCGCGAGGACCCGAAGCTGGTGGCGCGCTACCGGGACCGCTGGCGGTGGATCTTCGTCGACGAGTATCAGGACGTCGACGCCGACCAGTACGACCTGCTGCGGCTACTCAGCCCGGCCGACGGCAACCTCTGCGCGATCGGCGACCCGGACCAGGCGATCTACTCGTTCCGCGGTGCCGACGTGCGCTACTTCCTGCGGTTCTCGGAGGACTTCGTCGACGCCCGGCTGGTCCGGCTGGCCCGCAACTACCGGTCGGCGGCGCCGATCCTGGCCGCCGCCGTGCAGGCCATCGCGCCCAGTTCGCTGGTACGCGGCCGCCGGCTGGAGCCGGCCCGGCTGGATCCGCAGGCACCGCTGATCGGGCTGTACCCGGCCGCGACGGCCGCCGACGAGGCGACGTTCGTCGTGCGTACGGTCGACGAGCTGGTCGGCGGGGTGTCGCACCGGTCGCTGGACTCGGGGCGAATCGACGGGCAGTCGTCGACGGTGTCGTTCTCCGACATCGCCGTGCTGTACCGCACCGACGCCCAGTCGGGGCCGATCGTGGAGGCGTTGACCCGGGCGGGCGTACCGGTGCAGAAGCGTTCGCACAACCGGCTGCGGGACCGTCCGGGGGTGCTGGCGATCGCCCGGGAGCTGCGCCACGTCGGTGCCGGCGGGCCGGACGCCGCCCTCACCGCCCGGGTCCGGGCCGCTGGTCAGGTGCTGGCCGACCGGTTGACCGCGCCGACCCTGGACACGCCGACCGGGCCGCAGCTGGTGCCGGCGGACGTCTGGGCGGCGGTGGAGCTGCTGACCCCGTTGGCGCACCGCTGCGGCGAGGACCTGTCGCTGCTGCTGGCGCAGCTGGAGACCGGCGCCGAGGTGGACGCGCTGGACCCTCGGGCCGAGGCGGTCACCCTGCTCACCCTGCACGCCGCGAAGGGCCTGGAGTTCCCGGTGGTCTTCCTGGTCGGCTGCGAGGACGGCCTGCTGCCGTTGCGGTTCGCCGGTAGGGCGCCCAGCGAGGACGAGATCGCCGAGGAACGGCGGCTGTTCTTCGTCGGGCTGACCCGGGCGCAGGACCGGCTGTACGTCTCCCACGCGGGTCGGCGGCTGCGGCACGGCCAGGAGCGGGACATGCGGCCGACACCGTTCCTGGACGCGATCGACGCCGGCCTGTTCGACCGGCTCGGGGCGGAAGGTCCGCGCCGCCCGAAGGATCGCCAACTACGTCTGTTGTGA
- a CDS encoding metallophosphoesterase, producing the protein MLAVLGFVGTLTLITGLIHLYLWRRLVRDTTRPGRWRRAGSLLALGLAVLVPTTMVSTRSAGMSWLAWPGYVWLAVMFYLLVVLLALELPLLVVRLVGRARGRQVGTLDSVPVTAPAAAAAPPPPTALPGGRPATDIVPDPGRRLLIARGAAIFAGLTAAGVTGYGVRTALGPPQLDRVQIPLARLPRAMDGLRIATVSDIHIGPLTGVGHTARIVELINSLDADLVAVVGDLVDGTVDELGPTAAPLAGLRARYGSFFVTGNHEYYSGAQEWVTEVQRLGLQVLVNERREIVTPGGVLDLAGVNDPTGATASPPAGAQAGPPDGPLAGPDYDRALGDRDRDRPVVLLAHQPVQAHEAARYGVDLQLSGHTHGGQIVPFNLAVRLVQPVVSGLATVDGTQVYVTNGAGFWGPPVRVGAPPQVSLVQLRSE; encoded by the coding sequence GTGCTCGCCGTACTCGGGTTCGTCGGCACCCTGACGCTGATCACCGGCCTGATCCACCTCTACCTGTGGCGACGCCTGGTGCGCGACACCACCCGGCCGGGCCGGTGGCGGCGGGCCGGCAGCCTGCTGGCCCTCGGGTTGGCGGTGCTGGTGCCGACGACGATGGTCAGCACCCGGTCCGCCGGGATGTCCTGGCTGGCCTGGCCCGGATACGTGTGGCTGGCGGTGATGTTCTACCTGCTGGTCGTCCTGCTGGCGCTGGAGCTGCCGCTGCTGGTGGTCCGGCTGGTCGGGCGGGCGCGCGGCCGGCAGGTCGGCACGCTGGACTCGGTGCCGGTGACCGCCCCGGCGGCCGCGGCGGCCCCGCCGCCGCCGACCGCGCTGCCCGGCGGCCGACCCGCCACCGACATCGTGCCGGACCCGGGCCGGCGGCTGCTGATCGCCCGGGGCGCGGCGATCTTCGCCGGGTTGACCGCCGCCGGCGTCACCGGCTACGGCGTACGGACCGCGCTCGGCCCGCCCCAGCTGGACCGGGTGCAGATCCCGCTCGCCCGCCTGCCCCGGGCCATGGACGGGCTGCGGATCGCCACCGTGTCGGACATCCACATCGGACCGCTGACCGGGGTCGGGCACACCGCCCGGATCGTGGAGCTGATCAACAGCCTGGACGCCGACCTGGTCGCGGTCGTCGGCGACCTGGTCGACGGCACGGTCGACGAGCTCGGCCCGACCGCCGCCCCGCTGGCCGGGCTGCGGGCCCGGTACGGCAGCTTCTTCGTCACCGGCAACCACGAGTACTACTCCGGCGCGCAGGAGTGGGTCACCGAGGTGCAGCGGCTCGGCCTGCAGGTGCTGGTCAACGAACGCCGGGAGATCGTCACCCCGGGCGGGGTGCTCGACCTGGCCGGGGTCAACGACCCGACCGGCGCGACGGCGAGCCCGCCCGCCGGTGCGCAGGCCGGCCCGCCGGACGGTCCACTGGCCGGCCCGGACTACGACCGGGCGCTCGGCGACCGGGACCGCGACCGCCCGGTGGTGCTGCTCGCCCACCAGCCGGTGCAGGCCCACGAGGCCGCCCGGTACGGCGTCGACCTGCAACTGTCCGGGCACACCCACGGCGGTCAGATCGTCCCGTTCAACCTGGCCGTACGGCTGGTCCAGCCGGTCGTCTCCGGCCTGGCGACGGTCGACGGCACCCAGGTGTACGTGACCAACGGCGCCGGATTCTGGGGCCCGCCGGTGCGCGTCGGCGCCCCACCGCAGGTCTCCCTGGTGCAGCTGCGCAGCGAGTGA
- a CDS encoding MoaD/ThiS family protein, with product MESVTVRYFAGARAAAGRTSDAVPAGLDRDGFVTELTSRHGDGLGRVLAVASFLVDGTVWHDRHTPLPAGATVDVLPPFAGG from the coding sequence ATGGAATCGGTGACGGTGCGTTACTTCGCTGGGGCGCGGGCGGCGGCCGGTCGGACCAGCGACGCCGTACCGGCCGGGCTGGACCGCGACGGCTTCGTCACCGAGTTGACCAGCCGGCACGGCGACGGGCTGGGCCGGGTGCTGGCGGTGGCGAGTTTCCTGGTCGACGGCACCGTCTGGCATGATCGTCACACACCGTTGCCGGCCGGTGCCACGGTCGACGTACTGCCACCATTTGCCGGCGGCTGA
- the moaA gene encoding GTP 3',8-cyclase MoaA, with translation MEPSARPVDGRLTDRYGRVATDLRVSLTDRCNLRCSYCMPPEGLPWLPSADILTDDEVIRLVAVAVTRLGVTEVRFTGGEPLLRPGLSRIVAAVAALRPRPVLSLTTNGIGLDRLAPGLRAAGLDRVNVSLDTLDPERFARLAHRRRLPDVLAGLAGAAAAGLTPVKINAVLLRGVNDDEAPALLRYALRHGYELRFIEQMPLDAQQSWDRAQMVTAAETLAALQAEFTLLPDPAERGGAPAETWLVDGAEAADGRPARVGVIGTVTRPFCGDCDRTRLTADGQVRDCLFARHESDLRGALRAGADDAELARRWRVAMAGKRAGHGIDDPTFLQPARPMSAIGG, from the coding sequence ATGGAACCGAGCGCGCGGCCCGTCGACGGCCGGCTCACCGACCGGTACGGACGGGTCGCCACGGACCTGCGGGTGTCCCTGACCGACCGGTGCAACCTGCGCTGCTCGTACTGCATGCCGCCGGAAGGTCTGCCCTGGCTGCCCAGCGCGGACATTCTCACCGACGACGAGGTGATCCGGCTGGTCGCCGTGGCGGTGACCCGGCTCGGGGTGACCGAGGTGCGGTTCACCGGCGGGGAGCCGCTGCTGCGTCCCGGCCTGTCCCGGATCGTCGCGGCGGTGGCGGCGCTGCGGCCCCGACCGGTGCTGTCGCTGACCACCAACGGGATCGGGCTGGATCGGTTGGCGCCGGGGCTGCGCGCGGCCGGGCTGGACCGGGTGAATGTGTCGTTGGACACCCTCGATCCGGAGCGGTTCGCCCGGTTGGCGCACCGGCGTCGGCTGCCGGACGTGCTCGCCGGGCTGGCCGGGGCGGCGGCGGCCGGGCTGACCCCGGTCAAGATCAACGCCGTGCTGCTGCGCGGCGTCAACGACGACGAGGCACCGGCCCTGCTGCGGTACGCCCTGCGGCACGGCTACGAGCTGCGCTTCATCGAGCAGATGCCGTTGGATGCCCAGCAGTCCTGGGACCGGGCGCAGATGGTCACCGCCGCCGAGACCCTAGCGGCGCTGCAGGCCGAGTTCACCCTGCTGCCGGATCCCGCCGAACGTGGTGGCGCACCCGCCGAGACGTGGCTGGTCGACGGAGCCGAGGCCGCCGACGGCCGACCGGCCCGGGTCGGTGTCATCGGTACGGTGACCAGGCCGTTCTGCGGCGACTGCGACCGGACCCGGCTGACCGCCGACGGCCAGGTGCGGGACTGCCTGTTCGCCCGGCACGAGTCCGACCTTCGGGGCGCGTTGCGGGCCGGGGCCGACGATGCCGAGCTGGCCCGGCGCTGGCGGGTGGCGATGGCCGGAAAACGGGCCGGGCACGGCATCGACGACCCGACGTTCCTGCAGCCGGCCCGCCCGATGTCGGCGATTGGCGGCTGA
- a CDS encoding fructosamine kinase family protein, with product MDLAYLRAHPEHLPTFLTHQRIRETPVAGGSICAASRLTLDDGNSVFAKTWPETAAAPVPEGFFAAEAAGLRWLGAAGGAPVPEVIVALPQLLALEWVEPGEPDAAAAERFGRELAITHRAGAACFGADWPGVIGALPQDNTPTTGQPWPQWFAQRRLVPYLRMSADGGALTAAEVALVEQLIDRIDEYGGDEPPARVHGDLWPGNLLWGADGRVRLVDPAAHGGHRETDLAQLALFGGAPHLDRILAGYQQQWPLADGWAARVPLHQLQLLLVHTALFGAAYRSAVADAARAALRG from the coding sequence ATGGATCTGGCGTACCTGCGGGCCCACCCGGAGCACCTGCCGACCTTCCTGACCCATCAGCGCATCCGGGAGACCCCGGTGGCCGGTGGCAGCATCTGCGCGGCGAGCCGGCTGACGCTCGACGACGGCAACTCGGTGTTCGCGAAGACCTGGCCGGAGACCGCCGCCGCGCCGGTGCCCGAGGGTTTCTTCGCCGCCGAGGCCGCCGGGCTGCGCTGGTTGGGCGCGGCCGGCGGCGCCCCGGTGCCCGAGGTGATCGTGGCCCTGCCGCAGCTGCTGGCCCTGGAGTGGGTCGAGCCGGGCGAGCCGGACGCCGCCGCCGCCGAACGGTTCGGCCGGGAGCTCGCGATCACCCATCGGGCCGGCGCGGCGTGTTTCGGTGCCGACTGGCCGGGTGTGATCGGCGCGTTGCCGCAGGACAACACCCCGACGACCGGTCAGCCGTGGCCGCAGTGGTTCGCCCAGCGCCGGCTGGTGCCGTACCTGCGGATGTCGGCCGACGGCGGCGCGCTCACCGCCGCCGAGGTCGCTCTGGTCGAGCAGTTGATCGACCGGATCGACGAGTACGGCGGCGACGAGCCGCCGGCCCGGGTGCACGGTGACCTGTGGCCGGGCAACCTGCTGTGGGGGGCGGACGGGCGGGTCCGGCTGGTCGACCCGGCGGCGCACGGCGGTCACCGGGAAACCGACCTGGCGCAGTTGGCCCTCTTCGGTGGTGCCCCGCACCTGGACCGGATCCTGGCCGGCTACCAGCAGCAGTGGCCGCTGGCCGACGGCTGGGCCGCCCGGGTGCCGCTGCACCAACTGCAGCTGCTGCTGGTGCACACCGCGCTGTTCGGGGCGGCGTACCGCTCGGCGGTCGCCGACGCGGCCCGCGCCGCGCTGCGTGGCTGA
- a CDS encoding DUF4192 domain-containing protein: MTPIDPAPAALTVREPADLIAAVPYLIGFHPTDSMVVVGMRDATVVFAARADLPDDTASAELRAAATAQLTTIVDRQQVDAAVLLGYGPPEAVAPALAATTAALRDQEIVLLDALRVTDDRYWSAFCDDPTCCPPEGHPIDTRFSPLAVAATVAGQVALPDRAALRRQVEPVTGAARSAMRAATERARARRRALLDEAPPGDLLGARTLRRAGEKTVRLLLDRQRRGSAPTDDDVAWLSLALTDLEIRDYAWERVTEEPWQVTFWQDVACRAEPDLAAGPASLLAFAAWRIGNGALARVALDRALDVEPQYSMARLMDDVLVRGIPPAALGPWPKPGRKGRPGRSGTRPRRRPDGEQRDRARPAGRRRP; encoded by the coding sequence ATGACGCCCATCGATCCCGCCCCTGCCGCGCTGACCGTCCGCGAGCCCGCCGACCTGATCGCCGCCGTGCCGTACCTGATCGGCTTCCACCCCACCGACAGCATGGTGGTGGTCGGGATGCGCGACGCCACCGTCGTCTTCGCCGCCCGCGCCGACCTGCCCGACGACACCGCCAGCGCCGAGCTGCGCGCCGCCGCCACCGCCCAGCTGACCACGATCGTCGACCGACAGCAGGTGGACGCCGCCGTACTGCTCGGCTATGGCCCACCCGAGGCCGTCGCCCCCGCCCTGGCGGCCACCACGGCGGCCCTGCGCGACCAGGAGATCGTGCTGCTCGACGCGCTGCGGGTCACCGACGACCGCTACTGGTCCGCGTTCTGCGACGACCCGACCTGCTGCCCACCCGAGGGCCACCCCATCGACACCCGGTTCAGCCCGCTCGCCGTGGCCGCCACCGTCGCCGGTCAGGTCGCCCTGCCCGACCGGGCCGCCCTGCGCCGCCAGGTCGAGCCGGTCACCGGGGCCGCCCGCTCGGCGATGCGGGCCGCCACCGAACGGGCCCGCGCCCGACGCCGCGCACTGCTCGACGAAGCCCCGCCCGGTGACCTGCTCGGCGCCCGCACCCTGCGCCGGGCCGGCGAGAAGACCGTACGGCTGTTGCTGGACCGGCAGCGACGTGGCAGCGCCCCGACCGACGACGACGTCGCCTGGCTCAGCCTGGCCCTGACCGACCTGGAAATCCGCGACTACGCCTGGGAACGGGTCACCGAGGAACCCTGGCAGGTCACCTTCTGGCAGGACGTCGCCTGCCGCGCCGAGCCGGACCTGGCCGCCGGGCCGGCCAGCCTGCTCGCGTTCGCCGCCTGGCGAATCGGCAACGGTGCCCTCGCCCGGGTCGCCCTCGACCGGGCCCTCGACGTCGAGCCGCAGTACTCGATGGCCCGGCTGATGGACGACGTCCTGGTCCGGGGCATCCCGCCGGCGGCGCTCGGCCCGTGGCCCAAGCCGGGCCGCAAGGGCCGGCCGGGCCGCTCCGGCACCCGCCCACGCCGCCGCCCCGACGGCGAGCAGCGCGACCGCGCCCGCCCCGCCGGTCGCCGCCGCCCCTGA
- the fdhD gene encoding formate dehydrogenase accessory sulfurtransferase FdhD, with protein MGRASERRTVLRIEVGDGSGAAGTGRSTRQVRRMDTVAGEEPLEIRVGPAGPARRRPLAVTMRTPGNDIDLAIGFLLTEGLIGAADDVVTAQLCAGTDTPNTYNVVDVTLAGHVPPPETDPARNFYTTSSCGVCGKASIDAVRTRSRFDVAADRFELDPWLLAALPDRLRAAQQGFDRTGGLHAAGLFTADGQVRVVREDVGRHNAVDKVIGWAAREGLLPLRGHLLLVSGRASFELTQKAWMAGIPVLAAISAPSSLAVALAEEAGMTLVGFLRDATMNVYAGADRLAQPLG; from the coding sequence ATGGGCAGGGCGAGTGAGCGCCGCACGGTGCTGCGGATCGAGGTCGGCGACGGCAGTGGCGCCGCCGGCACGGGCAGATCGACGCGGCAGGTACGCCGGATGGACACCGTCGCCGGGGAGGAGCCGCTGGAGATCCGGGTCGGGCCGGCCGGACCGGCCCGGCGGCGTCCGCTGGCGGTCACCATGCGTACGCCGGGCAACGACATCGACCTGGCGATCGGTTTTCTGCTCACCGAAGGGCTGATCGGGGCGGCCGACGACGTGGTGACCGCTCAACTGTGCGCCGGCACCGACACGCCGAACACGTACAACGTCGTCGACGTGACCCTCGCCGGGCACGTGCCGCCGCCGGAGACGGACCCGGCCCGCAACTTCTACACGACCAGTTCGTGCGGGGTGTGCGGCAAAGCGAGCATCGACGCGGTGCGCACCCGGTCCCGGTTCGACGTCGCCGCCGACCGGTTCGAACTCGACCCGTGGCTGCTCGCCGCGCTGCCGGACCGGCTGCGCGCCGCCCAGCAGGGCTTCGACCGCACCGGCGGGCTGCACGCCGCCGGTCTGTTCACCGCCGACGGGCAGGTACGCGTGGTCCGCGAGGACGTCGGCCGGCACAACGCCGTCGACAAGGTGATCGGCTGGGCCGCCCGGGAAGGGCTGCTGCCGCTGCGGGGTCATCTGCTGCTGGTCTCCGGCCGGGCCAGTTTCGAGCTCACCCAGAAGGCGTGGATGGCCGGCATCCCGGTGCTGGCCGCGATCTCCGCGCCGAGCAGTCTGGCGGTCGCCCTCGCCGAGGAGGCGGGGATGACCCTGGTCGGGTTCCTGCGCGACGCGACGATGAACGTCTACGCCGGCGCGGACCGGCTGGCGCAGCCCCTGGGTTGA
- a CDS encoding VOC family protein — MIGRLSAIVLDCPDPQRLARFYCELLGYEITRVDGSWIDISAGDGPRISFQHAPDHQPPRWPDPARPQQIHLDVRVDDIDRAEQAVLALGATKLSDVEPGFRVYADPAGHPFCLEFD, encoded by the coding sequence ATGATCGGACGACTCTCGGCGATCGTGCTCGACTGCCCGGACCCGCAGCGGCTGGCCCGGTTCTACTGTGAGCTGCTCGGGTACGAGATCACCCGGGTCGACGGCAGCTGGATCGACATCTCCGCCGGCGACGGCCCACGGATCAGTTTCCAGCACGCCCCCGACCACCAGCCGCCCCGCTGGCCGGACCCGGCCCGGCCGCAGCAGATCCACCTGGACGTGCGGGTCGACGACATCGACCGTGCGGAGCAGGCCGTGCTCGCGCTCGGTGCCACCAAGCTCTCCGACGTCGAGCCGGGCTTCCGGGTGTACGCCGACCCCGCCGGCCACCCGTTCTGCCTCGAATTCGACTAG